The Tenacibaculum sp. MAR_2010_89 genome has a window encoding:
- a CDS encoding nuclear transport factor 2 family protein translates to MKLLTLLYTLFISWFMGAQTHEIPKYKPSNIDLHNQIVKMDAAYFTAYNKCDIKKQSDILSEKIEFFHDKGGLSTSKKEILESIKKNICNKVTRTLIEGSIEVYPIKDYGAIEIGYHKFFNKKEPNAKSPPSKFVAVWKKENNKWIMTKVISLH, encoded by the coding sequence ATGAAGCTTTTAACTTTATTATACACCTTGTTTATTTCATGGTTTATGGGAGCTCAAACTCACGAAATCCCTAAGTACAAGCCCTCAAATATTGACTTACACAATCAAATTGTAAAGATGGACGCTGCTTATTTCACTGCCTATAACAAGTGCGACATAAAAAAACAAAGTGATATATTAAGTGAAAAAATTGAATTTTTTCATGATAAAGGAGGATTATCAACTTCTAAAAAAGAAATATTAGAGTCTATCAAAAAAAACATTTGTAATAAAGTAACACGTACTTTAATTGAAGGTAGTATAGAAGTATATCCTATTAAAGATTATGGTGCAATTGAAATTGGATATCATAAGTTTTTTAACAAAAAAGAACCAAATGCTAAATCTCCTCCAAGTAAATTTGTAGCAGTTTGGAAAAAAGAAAACAATAAATGGATAATGACAAAAGTTATTAGTCTACATTAA
- the pdhA gene encoding pyruvate dehydrogenase (acetyl-transferring) E1 component subunit alpha translates to MKEITKETYINWYRDMLFWRKFEDKLAAVYIQQKVRGFLHLYNGQEAVLAGALHAMDLTKDKMITAYRNHVQPIGMGEDPKRVMAELYGKATGTSHGMGGSMHIFSKKYRFYGGHGIVGGQIPLGAGLAFGDKYKGSDAVTLCYFGDGAARQGSLHETFNMAMNWKLPVVFIVENNGYAMGTSVERTANHTDIWKLGLGYEMPCGPVDGMNPIKVAEAVDEAIQRARRGDGPTFLEMKTYRYRGHSMSDAQHYRTKDEVEEYKKIDPITQVLDIIKKNEYASDEEIDAIKKEVKESVSECEKFAEESPYPELNQLHDMVYEQEDYPFIK, encoded by the coding sequence ATGAAAGAAATCACCAAAGAGACCTATATCAACTGGTATAGAGATATGTTATTTTGGAGAAAGTTTGAAGATAAATTGGCAGCAGTTTATATTCAACAAAAAGTAAGAGGTTTTTTACACTTATATAACGGTCAAGAGGCTGTTTTAGCAGGAGCATTGCATGCAATGGATTTAACCAAGGATAAAATGATTACTGCTTATCGTAATCACGTTCAACCAATAGGTATGGGTGAAGATCCTAAAAGAGTTATGGCTGAACTATATGGTAAAGCTACGGGTACATCTCATGGAATGGGAGGATCTATGCATATTTTCTCTAAAAAATATCGTTTTTATGGAGGTCACGGTATCGTTGGAGGTCAAATTCCTTTAGGTGCTGGACTTGCTTTTGGTGATAAATATAAAGGAAGTGATGCTGTAACACTATGTTATTTTGGTGATGGTGCTGCTCGTCAGGGTTCATTACATGAAACATTTAACATGGCAATGAACTGGAAGTTACCAGTTGTATTTATTGTTGAAAACAATGGATATGCAATGGGAACATCTGTTGAAAGAACCGCAAATCATACTGATATTTGGAAACTAGGGTTAGGGTACGAAATGCCATGTGGACCAGTAGACGGAATGAATCCTATAAAAGTTGCCGAAGCTGTAGACGAAGCTATTCAAAGAGCTCGTAGAGGAGACGGTCCTACTTTTTTAGAAATGAAAACATACCGTTATAGAGGTCATTCTATGTCTGATGCTCAACATTATCGTACTAAAGATGAAGTTGAAGAGTACAAAAAAATAGATCCTATTACTCAAGTTCTTGATATTATTAAAAAGAACGAATATGCTTCTGACGAAGAAATAGACGCTATTAAAAAAGAAGTAAAAGAATCTGTTAGTGAATGTGAGAAATTTGCTGAGGAATCTCCATATCCTGAATTGAATCAATTACATGATATGGTTTACGAACAAGAAGATTACCCTTTTATAAAATAA
- a CDS encoding PspC domain-containing protein, translated as MNKTININLGGFFFHIDEIAYQKLNRYLEAISRSLSDDPQGKDEIIADIESRISELLSERITDARQVVNEGDIEDIIGIMGQPEDYAEAEEAYNDNTTYTKRRKNTSKKLFRDSNDKFLGGVCAGLGHFVGIDAIWVRLAFIILLASGFSPLVYIILWILLPEAKTTAEKLQMEGEAVNIDNIEKKIRDEFGNISTKLKDGASELSDKISGADYDKLRAQTKSGFQDFIDTMGKILLAVFKVFGKFMGVLLIFIAGVTIISLLLGVFSVGSLEILNFDNDFIHYPPFFYDSSLPKWLLAILLFILIGVPFIVLFILGLRILSPNIKKLSTTAVLTLLGIWLTALLGVGFSAIEYGTSRAYNGVNVNKHSITYNQNDPLKIRVINDDNIYYQHNLRNKNNGVSVSIDDKEMKYSNDVNIDVKKSETGSAYIEIKKTSEGRKRNKANKNAEEIVYNFKSANNVIVFDAFFLSDYKNIWKDEEIKATLFIPEGTTIYFEASSRNFLYHIDNIDNIYDRNMSNHHFKMTLKGLDCTDCQKENNSDNDSEDNEDWDYENNDDVSFLFDSTINDLKSEFIISKNTTKNELKKLVRWFKNKKDIDIDIINPKYDKNGMIEKLILNIDCNDGYTGNITISNNTLRDIPKGFRRIYNEEGTLAFKTW; from the coding sequence ATGAATAAGACAATAAACATAAATTTAGGCGGGTTCTTCTTCCATATAGATGAAATTGCTTATCAAAAATTAAACCGTTATTTAGAAGCGATATCTCGCTCTTTAAGCGATGACCCTCAAGGAAAAGATGAGATTATAGCAGATATAGAATCACGTATTAGCGAACTTTTATCTGAAAGAATTACAGATGCGCGTCAAGTTGTAAATGAAGGTGATATAGAAGATATTATTGGTATCATGGGACAACCTGAAGATTATGCGGAAGCTGAAGAAGCATATAATGATAATACAACCTATACTAAAAGAAGAAAAAATACTTCTAAAAAATTATTTAGAGATAGTAATGACAAATTTTTAGGTGGTGTTTGTGCTGGTCTTGGTCATTTTGTTGGTATTGATGCTATATGGGTACGTTTAGCGTTCATTATATTATTAGCTAGTGGATTTTCACCTTTAGTGTATATAATATTGTGGATTTTATTACCTGAAGCAAAAACTACAGCTGAAAAATTACAAATGGAAGGCGAAGCTGTAAATATTGATAACATTGAAAAAAAAATTCGTGACGAGTTTGGAAACATATCAACAAAGCTAAAAGATGGTGCCAGTGAACTTTCTGATAAAATTTCAGGTGCTGACTATGATAAATTACGTGCTCAAACAAAATCAGGTTTTCAAGATTTTATTGACACAATGGGTAAAATTTTACTAGCTGTTTTTAAAGTTTTTGGAAAGTTCATGGGAGTTCTATTAATATTTATTGCTGGTGTTACCATTATATCATTATTGTTAGGAGTATTTTCAGTAGGAAGCTTAGAAATATTAAATTTTGATAACGACTTTATTCATTATCCTCCATTTTTTTATGACTCATCATTACCTAAATGGTTATTAGCTATTTTATTATTTATTTTAATAGGAGTACCGTTTATAGTATTATTTATTTTAGGATTAAGAATTTTATCACCTAACATAAAAAAGTTAAGTACAACCGCTGTATTAACTTTACTAGGTATTTGGTTAACAGCTCTTCTAGGTGTTGGTTTTTCAGCAATAGAGTATGGTACATCAAGAGCTTATAATGGAGTAAATGTTAATAAACATAGCATAACTTATAATCAAAATGACCCTTTAAAAATTAGAGTAATAAATGACGATAACATTTATTACCAACACAATTTACGCAATAAAAATAATGGTGTGAGTGTATCTATTGATGATAAAGAAATGAAATACTCTAACGACGTAAACATCGATGTTAAAAAAAGTGAAACGGGTAGTGCATACATTGAAATTAAAAAAACTTCTGAAGGAAGAAAACGTAATAAAGCTAATAAAAATGCTGAAGAAATAGTTTATAACTTTAAATCAGCCAATAATGTAATTGTTTTTGATGCATTCTTTTTAAGTGATTACAAAAACATATGGAAAGACGAAGAAATAAAAGCTACTTTATTTATACCTGAAGGTACTACTATCTATTTTGAAGCTTCATCTCGTAATTTCTTATATCATATAGATAACATTGATAATATTTATGATAGAAACATGTCTAACCATCATTTTAAAATGACTTTAAAAGGTTTAGATTGTACAGATTGTCAAAAAGAAAATAACAGTGATAATGACTCTGAAGACAATGAAGATTGGGACTATGAAAATAATGACGATGTTAGCTTTTTATTTGACAGCACCATTAATGATCTGAAATCTGAATTTATAATAAGTAAAAACACTACTAAAAATGAACTAAAGAAACTAGTTCGTTGGTTTAAAAACAAAAAGGATATAGATATTGATATAATTAATCCGAAATATGATAAGAACGGAATGATTGAAAAGCTAATTTTAAATATTGATTGTAATGATGGATATACAGGAAACATTACAATATCTAACAATACCTTAAGAGATATACCTAAAGGGTTTCGTAGAATATACAATGAAGAAGGTACATTAGCCTTTAAAACTTGGTAA
- a CDS encoding YceI family protein has translation MKKRFLIIIALAAIVVFSGYTNSTFETDKREKSRIFEGDFMNLFVTHGHCSTPFSGTINSLQVITSKRKDQGNPLENMKLSFALDPDSFKVCRGGADLNKRIKKPGIFVNEEKDKITFKSTNVYTMGIDWYQVNGIMSIKGVEKEVKLFVSGIRDTNETYPSFLILEGRVNLFDWGIDYDKIITGVSSNISTKWMHFNMRIKVS, from the coding sequence ATGAAAAAAAGATTTTTGATTATAATAGCTCTAGCGGCTATTGTTGTTTTTAGTGGATATACTAACAGTACGTTTGAAACTGACAAAAGAGAAAAGAGTAGAATATTTGAAGGTGATTTTATGAATTTATTTGTAACACATGGCCATTGTAGTACTCCCTTTAGTGGTACAATAAATAGTTTACAGGTTATTACATCTAAACGAAAAGATCAGGGTAATCCTCTTGAGAATATGAAACTTTCTTTTGCTTTAGATCCTGATTCATTTAAAGTTTGTAGAGGAGGTGCTGATTTAAATAAAAGAATAAAAAAACCAGGAATATTTGTAAATGAAGAAAAAGATAAAATTACTTTTAAATCTACCAATGTTTATACAATGGGAATAGATTGGTATCAGGTTAATGGAATCATGTCTATAAAAGGAGTTGAAAAAGAAGTAAAATTATTTGTTTCTGGTATTCGAGATACTAATGAAACATATCCTAGTTTTTTAATTTTAGAAGGAAGAGTAAATTTATTTGATTGGGGAATTGATTATGATAAAATTATTACTGGAGTATCAAGTAATATTTCCACTAAATGGATGCACTTTAATATGAGAATAAAAGTATCATAA
- a CDS encoding DUF4870 domain-containing protein — MQHNNENTNAFLIHISAFAGYLFPLGSIITPLIVWQTLKDRSTFLDEHGKEAVNFNISFGLYIFILSASFFSFFFGSFLDIFNGVDIDFGGHHSYGGFFGFLGIASLVSIVSLIKIALIIIAAMKANKGEMYKYPFTIKFIK; from the coding sequence ATGCAACATAACAACGAAAACACCAATGCTTTTTTAATACATATTTCAGCTTTTGCTGGTTATTTATTTCCTTTAGGAAGTATTATAACCCCATTAATTGTTTGGCAAACTTTAAAAGACAGAAGTACTTTTTTAGACGAACATGGTAAAGAAGCTGTAAACTTTAATATTAGTTTTGGATTATACATTTTTATACTAAGTGCCTCTTTCTTTTCTTTCTTCTTTGGAAGTTTTCTAGACATTTTCAACGGAGTAGATATTGACTTTGGAGGACATCATTCTTATGGAGGTTTTTTTGGTTTTTTAGGAATAGCCTCTTTAGTAAGTATTGTTAGTTTAATTAAAATTGCCTTAATTATTATAGCAGCAATGAAAGCAAATAAAGGAGAAATGTATAAATATCCTTTTACAATAAAATTTATTAAATAA
- a CDS encoding TIGR00266 family protein has product MNAHEIDYRIFGEEMQYVEIELDPEEGVVAESGSFMMMDTDVKMNTIFGDGSNQEKGLLGKIFSAGKRILTGESLFMTVFTNVGYGKKQVSFASPYPGKIIPVDLSEFGGKFICQKDAFLCAAKGVSIGIEFSKKLGRGLFGGEGFIMQKMEGDGMGFIHAGGTMAKKVLQPGEVLKVDTGCIVGFTQDVDYDIEFVGGIKNTIFGGEGLFFASLRGPGTVYIQSLPFSRLAGRVLSMAPQTGRGDRGEGSILGGIGDILDGDNRF; this is encoded by the coding sequence ATGAATGCACACGAAATTGATTACCGCATTTTTGGAGAAGAAATGCAATATGTAGAAATTGAATTAGATCCAGAAGAGGGTGTTGTTGCTGAAAGTGGAAGTTTTATGATGATGGATACAGATGTGAAAATGAATACTATTTTCGGTGATGGATCTAATCAAGAAAAAGGGTTGCTAGGTAAAATTTTTTCAGCAGGAAAAAGAATCCTTACAGGAGAAAGTTTGTTTATGACAGTTTTTACGAATGTTGGATATGGGAAGAAACAAGTATCTTTCGCTTCTCCTTATCCTGGTAAAATTATCCCCGTTGATTTATCTGAATTTGGAGGGAAATTTATTTGTCAGAAAGATGCATTTTTATGTGCTGCCAAAGGAGTTTCTATAGGAATAGAGTTTTCTAAAAAGTTAGGAAGAGGCTTGTTTGGAGGAGAAGGCTTTATTATGCAAAAGATGGAAGGAGATGGAATGGGGTTTATTCATGCAGGAGGAACTATGGCTAAAAAGGTATTACAACCTGGAGAAGTGTTAAAAGTAGATACTGGTTGTATTGTAGGGTTTACTCAAGATGTAGATTATGATATTGAGTTTGTTGGAGGAATAAAGAATACTATTTTTGGTGGAGAAGGGTTGTTTTTTGCAAGTTTAAGAGGACCTGGTACAGTATATATTCAATCATTACCTTTTAGTAGATTAGCAGGTAGAGTTTTATCTATGGCACCTCAAACTGGTAGGGGTGATAGAGGAGAAGGTAGTATCTTGGGAGGTATTGGAGATATTTTAGATGGAGATAATAGGTTTTAA
- a CDS encoding DUF4442 domain-containing protein codes for MKYTPRKINTFLFFKLPSAFLTGVRVKSISDTNSVVSVTYKWMNQNPFKSMFWAVQGMASELSTGILVMKEISESNRKISMLVTNMSGTFTKKAIGKIRFECNDGMLIREAIKKSIETGEGQTVIVTSEGINEEGVSVSQFKYEWSLKVKS; via the coding sequence ATGAAGTATACACCCCGAAAAATTAATACCTTTTTATTTTTTAAACTTCCTTCAGCTTTTTTAACAGGAGTACGAGTAAAATCAATTTCAGATACCAATTCAGTGGTGTCTGTTACTTATAAATGGATGAATCAGAACCCATTTAAATCTATGTTTTGGGCAGTTCAAGGAATGGCATCTGAATTATCAACAGGTATTTTGGTGATGAAAGAAATAAGTGAATCAAATAGAAAAATATCTATGTTGGTAACAAATATGAGTGGAACTTTTACTAAAAAAGCTATTGGTAAAATAAGATTTGAATGTAATGATGGAATGCTTATAAGAGAGGCTATAAAAAAATCGATAGAAACTGGAGAGGGGCAAACTGTAATTGTTACTTCTGAGGGAATTAATGAAGAGGGAGTTTCGGTCTCGCAATTTAAATATGAGTGGAGTTTAAAAGTAAAATCGTAA
- a CDS encoding TlpA disulfide reductase family protein has translation MKKLVLLALIGGIILSCKKEPVKDYLVISGSIDNFKKRDVKLQGFGFEKKIKFDKKNKTFIDTIKIDREGYYKLIVNKKPINLYLTKTEDTKLLFDYKKLDAINFEGTNAAINNYFIKKGKVFTSEIGNLRKLLALDEEAFLEKVDTYKNSLTDLAMGSQLPESFLKKEIKNIEYEYLRDLYQYPVYHPILIGDDEFVVSENFPSVSDKISYNNGEDYINSAYYREILVGEISKKTNSKLTDTGDFFLTYIETVHNEVSDSITKNDLLFNEKYKGSAQAGITYTEDPEVYYNKFLKYSSNQSHKDRIGEIYNSLKITAKGKPSPKFDNYENYDGTKTSLDDLLGKGKYVYIDVWATWCGFCKRETPLLKRLEMQYHDKNIEFVSISVDNINAKEKWKQTIDQKEMGGVQLFADKSFGSEFIKKYAIKGLPRFIMIDPDGNIVSRNAPRPSAGEKLLNMFEELGI, from the coding sequence ATGAAAAAACTAGTACTTTTAGCCCTCATAGGAGGTATTATACTTTCATGTAAGAAAGAACCTGTAAAAGATTATTTAGTTATTTCCGGGTCAATTGACAACTTTAAAAAAAGAGATGTTAAATTACAAGGATTTGGATTTGAAAAAAAGATAAAATTCGACAAAAAAAATAAAACTTTTATAGATACTATAAAAATAGATAGAGAAGGTTATTATAAACTGATTGTAAATAAAAAACCTATAAATCTATATTTAACAAAAACTGAAGACACTAAACTTCTTTTTGATTATAAGAAATTAGATGCTATTAATTTTGAAGGAACTAATGCAGCTATAAACAATTACTTCATTAAAAAAGGTAAAGTATTTACAAGTGAAATAGGTAATCTTAGAAAGTTACTTGCTCTTGATGAGGAAGCTTTTTTAGAAAAAGTTGACACTTATAAAAATTCTTTAACTGATTTAGCAATGGGTAGCCAGTTACCTGAATCTTTCTTAAAAAAAGAAATTAAAAATATTGAGTATGAATATTTAAGAGATTTATATCAATATCCAGTATATCACCCTATTTTAATTGGTGATGATGAGTTTGTTGTTTCTGAAAACTTCCCATCTGTTTCTGATAAAATTAGCTACAATAATGGTGAAGATTATATTAACTCGGCATATTACAGAGAAATTTTAGTTGGAGAGATATCAAAAAAGACAAATTCAAAATTAACAGATACTGGAGACTTCTTTTTAACTTATATAGAAACTGTTCATAATGAAGTTAGTGACTCAATCACTAAAAATGATCTTTTATTTAATGAAAAATATAAAGGATCTGCTCAAGCTGGAATTACATATACTGAAGATCCTGAAGTATATTATAATAAGTTTTTAAAATACTCTTCTAATCAAAGTCATAAGGACAGAATTGGTGAAATATACAATTCACTAAAAATTACTGCAAAAGGTAAACCTTCTCCTAAATTTGATAATTATGAAAATTATGATGGAACTAAAACTTCTTTAGATGATTTATTAGGTAAAGGAAAGTATGTTTACATTGATGTTTGGGCCACTTGGTGTGGTTTCTGTAAACGTGAGACTCCTTTACTAAAGAGACTTGAAATGCAATATCATGATAAGAATATTGAATTTGTAAGTATTAGTGTTGATAACATTAATGCGAAAGAAAAATGGAAACAAACCATTGACCAAAAAGAAATGGGTGGTGTACAATTATTCGCTGATAAATCTTTTGGTTCTGAATTTATTAAAAAATACGCTATTAAAGGATTACCTAGATTTATAATGATTGACCCTGATGGAAATATTGTAAGTAGAAATGCTCCAAGACCATCTGCTGGTGAAAAGCTTTTAAATATGTTTGAAGAACTAGGTATATAA
- a CDS encoding M15 family metallopeptidase — MKWIFSFFLFTSIVIHSQNLPEGFSYVKDIDPTILRELRYCNHNNFVGIPVNGYNDDVLITSTLTAKALKKVQAELTKKGYSLKVFDAYRPQTAVNHFVKWARVINDTLMKQQYYPNLNKRHLFKLGYIATKSGHSRGSSVDLTIVNIKTGKELDMGSPYDFFGVSSHITFQKLTKNQKKNRSLLQQSMKKFGFRPYKNEWWHFTLRNEPFPNTYFDFPIK, encoded by the coding sequence ATGAAATGGATTTTTTCTTTTTTTTTATTTACATCTATAGTAATACACTCTCAAAATTTACCTGAAGGTTTTTCATATGTAAAAGATATAGACCCAACCATATTACGAGAACTACGTTATTGTAACCATAATAACTTTGTTGGTATTCCAGTAAACGGTTATAATGATGATGTGTTAATTACCTCTACTCTTACCGCAAAAGCTTTAAAAAAAGTACAAGCTGAATTAACTAAAAAGGGATACAGTTTAAAAGTATTTGACGCATACAGACCACAAACTGCTGTTAACCATTTTGTTAAATGGGCAAGAGTAATCAATGACACATTGATGAAACAGCAATACTACCCAAATTTAAATAAACGCCATCTATTTAAACTTGGATATATTGCAACTAAGTCAGGTCATTCTAGAGGTAGTTCAGTTGATTTAACAATTGTAAATATTAAAACTGGGAAGGAGTTAGATATGGGAAGTCCTTATGATTTTTTTGGTGTTTCATCTCATATTACCTTTCAAAAATTAACTAAAAATCAGAAAAAAAATAGGTCTTTATTACAACAAAGTATGAAAAAGTTTGGCTTTAGACCTTATAAAAATGAATGGTGGCATTTTACGTTACGCAATGAACCATTTCCTAATACTTATTTTGATTTTCCTATAAAATAA
- a CDS encoding alpha/beta hydrolase, whose protein sequence is MTITSFKFDQNFEELYFNTKDGNFLNGLLFKSVKAKGLVFYLHGNAGALDSWGNIAKVYTDLNYDIFILDYRGYGKSEGKIIKQQQLFEDNQLVYNTLKKEYSEENIIILGYSIGTGLASKLASNNNAQHLILQAPYYNLIDIVKQNFSYIPSFIFKI, encoded by the coding sequence ATAACAATTACGAGTTTTAAATTTGACCAAAATTTTGAAGAACTTTATTTTAATACTAAAGATGGTAATTTTTTAAATGGACTTTTATTTAAGTCTGTTAAAGCTAAAGGACTTGTTTTTTATTTACACGGTAACGCAGGAGCATTAGATTCTTGGGGGAATATAGCTAAAGTATATACAGATTTAAATTATGATATTTTTATTCTTGATTATAGAGGGTATGGAAAAAGTGAAGGGAAAATAATCAAACAGCAACAATTATTTGAGGATAATCAATTAGTATATAATACACTAAAAAAGGAATACAGTGAAGAAAATATAATAATTCTAGGTTATTCAATAGGAACAGGACTTGCTTCTAAATTAGCATCGAATAATAATGCTCAACATTTGATTTTACAAGCTCCCTACTACAATTTAATAGATATAGTGAAGCAAAACTTTTCATACATACCTTCATTTATTTTT
- a CDS encoding PadR family transcriptional regulator, giving the protein MKIENTKAQMRKGVLEYCILSILQNGDAYTSEILSTLKSAEMIVVEGTIYPLLTRLKNAGLLTYRWEESTSGPPRKYYVLTENGQLFLKELDKTWNNLVNAVNQVTSTKSTKNE; this is encoded by the coding sequence ATGAAGATAGAAAACACAAAAGCTCAAATGCGTAAAGGTGTGTTAGAATATTGCATACTATCTATTTTACAAAATGGAGATGCATATACCTCAGAAATTCTTTCAACCTTAAAAAGTGCAGAAATGATTGTGGTTGAGGGTACTATTTACCCGTTATTAACTAGGCTGAAAAATGCTGGATTATTAACTTACAGATGGGAAGAATCAACATCTGGACCACCAAGAAAGTATTACGTACTTACAGAAAACGGACAATTATTCTTAAAAGAATTAGATAAAACCTGGAACAATTTAGTAAACGCAGTAAACCAAGTAACAAGTACAAAATCAACTAAAAATGAATAA